The DNA segment TTCCTGGTCAATCCGGAAGAATGGGACGAAGCCGTAGCCCGGGAACTGGCAAGGATCGAGGGAATCCCGGAGCTGAGTGAGGAGCACTGGAGGGTCCTTTACTACGTCCGCCAGCACGTGGCCATGTTCGGGTCGCCGCCCTGGGTTAAGGACATCTGCCGGGTGACCGGGATGAGCCTTGTGACCCTCTCGGAACTGTTCCCGCAGCGCCCGGTTCAGACTGCTTGCAAGGTCGCGGGCGTGAGATGGTTTCCCGAACTCGGTTACCTGGGATGCGGCGCTGACCCTGCCTGATACCAGGGCGTAGGGGAAGGGAAGGCATCTGGCCTCCGAGGTGGCCCGGTTTGCGGGCTGAGCCTTGAGAGGACAGTGCTGCCGGCATTCCGGGAGCGGTCCGGCGGGTCCTGACGCAACTTTAAGCCGGGGGTGTACGGGTTTGTCTATTGTCCAGTGGTTGTGCTACGTCTCGCTCCTGGTCCTGGTGGTCGGTCTGGCGGCAAGGACGCTCAGGTATGCCCGGGCGCCCATGCACCTGCGCTGGGAGCTGTACCCGGTTCCCCACGAAGTGGGGAAGCCTTACGGAGGCTCCTACTTCGAGGAACCGGACTGGTGGACGCATCCTCGCAAGACGTCCTTTGTGGGTGAGCTCCGGGTCATGCTTTCGGAGATATTTCTACATGCGGGGCTATGGCACCACAATCGTAAGATGTGGGTCGTCTCCTATCCGTTCCACCTGGGCATCTACCTTGTGGCCATCTTCCTGGTCTTACTCCTGGCGGGAGGGGCCGTCCAGGCGGCAGGGGGGCAGGTGACCGCCGACTCGGGCGGAGTGCTCACTGCCCTCTACTATCTATCTCTCGCTGCGGGCCCGGCCGGCATGGTGATGGTCATTGTGGGCGGCCTGGGGGTGCTGGCCAGGCGGCTGGGCGACCCCACGTTGCGATCCTACAGCGCGCCTGCCGACTACTTTAACGTGAGCCTGATCCTGGCCCTGGCGCTGACCTGGTTTCTTACCTGGCTATTCGTGGACCGTTCCTTTGCCCTGGCCCGGGCGTTCGTCCGGGACCTGCTCATTTTTGCGCCGGTAGCACGTGCCCACCCGGCCGTCCTGGTGGAAATGTCCCTTCTGTCGGTGTTCCTGATATACCTGCCTTTCACCCACATGACCCACTTCATCGGAAAATGGTTCACCTACCACCTGGTGCGCTGGGACGACAGGCCCAACCTCGGTTCCGGTTACGAAAAGAGCATTGCTGACGTCCTGAGCAGGCCGTTGGGATGGTCCGCGCCCCACATAAGCAACCCGCAAGAGAAAAAGACCTGGGCGGAAGTCACCGGCGAGGTGGAATGAACCATGCCAAAACCCATCACCCTCCGCGATATCGGCAACACGGATGGCCAGCTTGTACGGCTTGATCCTGCAGAGTTCGTGCCCCTTCCCCATCCGTACGATAGGCCCGACGCTCAGCCACCCTTGCGGTCGCTGACCGAAAGCCAGAGGCAGAGGCTGGATGACTCCCTCGATGGCTTCACCGCCCTCCGCCTGCCGCGTCCCCAGAGCCGGCAGGAGGAGGAGAAACTGGTGCGCAGTTTTCTGGCAGGCGTCAGGAGGCTGCTTTCCCGGGACGACAACTGGACCTTCCTGGGCCCCCTCATGCTCAGGTTGGATTACTGCGCCAAATGCCAGACCTGTGCAGAGGCGTGTCCCATCTTCGTCGCCAGCGGGAGGAAGGAAATTTATCGTCCCACCTTCCGCTCCGAGCTGCTGAGAAGGATAATCAAGAAATACGTTATGCCGGGCGGGAGGATCTGGGGTGCCTTCCAGGGGGCAGACATCGATCTCAACTGGCATACCGTGGCGCGCCTGGGTGAACTGGCATACAGGTGCACGCTTTGCCGCAGGTGTGCTCAGGTTTGTCCCATCGGCATCGGAAACGCCCTGCTCACCAGGGAGATCCGCAAGGTGTTCAGCCAGGAGATGGGTTTGGCTCCCGTGGAACTGCACAAGCTGGGCACCGTGCAGCAACTGAAGACGGGGTCCAGCACCGGCATGACCCCCGCCGCCCTCCTGGACAGCATTGAGCTGATGGAGGAGGAGGTGGAGGAGAAGACGGGCATGAAGTTCGATTGGCCCGTCGACCGGGAGGGCGCGGACCTCCTGCTCATTCACAATGCCGGGGAGTTCCTGTCCTGGCCCGAGAATCCGGAGGCCTTTGCCATCATCCTGGAGAAGGCGGGGATCAGCTATACCCTGTCCAGCGAACTGATGGGCTATGACGCCGTCAACTACGGGGTATGGTACGACGATGTTCAGTTCGCCCGCATTGCCCGCAAGCATGCCGAGGTGGCCAGAAAGCTCAGGGTCAAGAAGATCGTGATCGGCGAGTGCGGCCACGCCCACAAGGCCCTCACGGTGGTGGCAGACCGCTTGCTGGCCGGGGAAATGAATATCCCCCGGGAGAGTTGCCTGACCCTGCTCGATCACATTGTGTCGAGCGGCAGGCTCAAGCTGGATCCCCGGCGCAACGATTTCCCGGTCACCCTGCACGACCCCTGCAACATTGTCAGGCTGATGGGGATAGTGGAGCCCCAGCGGAGGATACTGCGCAAGATCGCTCCCCGCTTCAGGGAGATGAGCCCCAACGGCGTCCAGAACTACTGCTGCGGTGGGGGGAGCGGCTTTGCCATCATGGACGGCGTGAACTTCCCCGACTGGCGCAGCGGGGTTGCCGGGAGGATGAAGTTCAAGCAGATACTGGAGGCGTTCGCCGGAGAGTTGGATCCTTCGATCCCGAAGTACGTTTGCGCCCCCTGTTCCAACTGCAAGGGCCAGTTGCGGGGCCTGCTCGATTACTTCGACGCCACCCGCAAGTGCGGCATCTATTACGGTGGTCTGGCAGAGTTGATCGTCAACGCCATGACCGACTTCGAGAAGCCGTTCATCAGCTTCGACGCCGACCAGCTGTAATCGCAGGCCTACTACCACGGGGCGCGCCTTCCGGCCGGTAGGCGTATGCCCCTGGCCCGGTTTTCCTCGTAGGGACGGCGACTGCGGCCCCCCTGGGCACGCGGGCACTGCGCAGGATGACATTATGCAACTGCTGCAAGGGCGGGCCATCCCCGACCGGCGGCCCCAGGGTCCCTTTACGTGCGGGTGTGGGCCGGTTGCGCGGATTCGGCAACAAAAGCGATGGCGAACAAGTTGCAGAGCCTGTCCTGGCGGCAGGGGGTCAGCGGGGTGCCCGTGCTGCGCGACGTCATGGCCTACCTGGACTCCCCGGTTCCGGTGGAAAAAGGAAATTGGGCTGTACGTGTAGTATAATTACAGGAGTGGGAGAACATGGCAGGGAGGTGAACCCATGCGCAGGCTGGCGTTGTTGTTGGTGTCCCTGGCGTGTGCGCTCGTGCTGGCCGTGCCGGTGGCCGCCAGAGGGAGCCTGGTGCCGGCAGCACCGATTGGAGACGCGGCAGTCCCGGTCCAGGCGCCCGGGGCGAAGGTACCGGGAGAGGAGGTCCCGTTACCTTTTCTGGGTGACCGGGACGGGAACGGTCTGGCAGACGACCTCGATGAACACCTCAAGGGGGTCGGTGCCGGCGAAGGTGTCCCGGTGGTAGTGGTGCTCAGGGAGGCTCCGGAGGAAGGTGTGATGGCTCGGGTTAGGGAAACCGCCGGCGGGTTTCAGGTGAGGATGCAGTGGAAACATGCCCTCAACGGTTTTGCCGCTGCGCTGACCCGTGGCCAGATCCAGGCACTGGCTCGTAACCCGGTCGTGGCGCGTATCGACCTGGACCGTGAGGTCCACGCTTTGCTGGATAAAGCGACCTACTGGACGGGCGTCAGGCAGGCTTGGGCCGACTTCGGGGTGACTGGTGACCGGGATGGCAATCCGGCCTCGTACTCGAAGAACGACGTGGTGATCGCCATCCTCGACACCGGTATAGATGCCACCCACGTCGACCTGGACGGGGGCAAGGTCATTGGCTGGTACGACGTGATCAATGGCCTGACCAGCCCCTACGATGATCATGGCCACGGTACCCACGTGGCCAGCATCGCTGCGGGCACCGGCGAAGGCAACTCCGCGTACCGTGGTGTGGCACCGGGGGCTGCCCTGGTAGGCATCAAGGTGTTGGACGCCAACGGTAGTGGCACTACCAGCGGGGTCATCGCTGGCATCGACTGGATGATCGCCAACAAGAGCACGTACGGCATCCGCGTCGGTAACATGAGTCTGGGTTCCAGTGGGTCGTCCGATGGTACCGACTCACTGTCCCTGGCCGTCAACAACGCCGTGAGCAACGGTATCGTCATGGCGGTGGCGGCGGGGAATTCCGGGCCGGCCACGTACACCATCGGATCTCCTGCCGCCGCAGCGGATGCCATCACCGTTGGTGCGCTGTACGATCCCGGGGAGAAGGGGTGGGTGCTGGCTGAGTTCTCCAGCCGCGGCCCCACGGCGGATGGCCGCACGAAGCCCGACATCTGCACGCCCGGACGTTATATAACGGCTGCGCAGGCGAACTCCGGCAACGGTTACGTCACCTACAGCGGCACCTCCATGGCCACGCCCTTCCTGGCCGGCGTGGTGGCCTTGATGCTGGACGCCAACTACGGCCTCACGGACGCCCAGGTGAAGGAAATCCTGTACAACGGCACCAACGTTAAGGACTTCGGCCCTTCGGGCAAGGACATCGACTTCGGTTACGGCATCAGCCTCTGCTACAATGCGATCAAGCAGGCGGGCGGGTACTCGGGTACCTGGAGCGATGGCCTCAGCTTTGGTTACGCTTCCGGATATCTTTCCGGCAGGCGCGATGCTGACTGGTGGCAGTTCGACGTCACCGATGCCTCCCGGCCGGTCGGCATTACGCTGGTTATCGTCGACTGGGCGGTGAACAGAGACTTCGATGTCTACCTGTACGATCCCGCGGGAACTCTGGTGGCTTCTTCCACAGGCACCAAGCGGCAGGAGCAGATCCTTTACCAGCCCGCGACTACCGGGACTTACCGGATCAAGGTGTATTCCTTCCTGGGGTCGGGCAGTTACTGGTTCAACGTGAGCTGGAAATAGGGGAGGTCCAGGCCGGGCCAACGGCTGACAGAGTATGCACGGGCGCATCCCGGTCCCGGGATGCGCCCGTGTGATCCTGCTTTAAAGGATCGGGGCGTTTCAAGAAACAGTTACTGCCCTTGGGGGGCGGGGTGCTCCTCCGTCCCCTCTCCGCGTCTCCGGTTTGTTGCCGGTCACGGCCCAGTGAAGCCAGCCCAACCGGTGAGATTCCACCCTGGTGGCACCTGCCCGCATTGCTGCCGCGGTGACCGCCGGTACCAGGGGATAGACTTCTTCGCCGTCCCACCAAGCGGCCAGGCGGCGCCGCGCGTTCTCGCGCTCCTCTTCGCTCGCGAACATGATGTCCGTAATCACAAACCGCCCTCCGGGGATAACCACCCTGAGCGCTTCAGCCAATGCCTTCTCGTACTCCCCGGGCATGAGATGGTGAAAGGCGAAGGATGACACCACCAGGTCGAAGAATCCGTCGGCGAAGGGTATATCCAGGAAATGGCCTCGCTGAAGATGAAATGCGGGGTGCCGGGCCCGGCAGCGCTCTAGCATCCGGGACGAGATGTCGATGCCCCAGACCTGCACGCCTTCGCCAGCCACTCTCTCGGCCAGGGCGCCGGTGCCGATGCCGATGTCGAGCACCTTCATCCCGGCGGTGACACATGCCAGGGCAGCCGTCTGTTCCAGCGAATGGCGGTAGCCCGTGAACAGGCCCTCCTCGCCCGGCGACTGCCCGTAGGAGGCCGCCCAACGGTCGAAAAGTTCTTCGGTGTGGCGGCATCGCTCGCCCATGTGCCCTCCGGCCATAGAGCCCCTGATGCGGCTGTCAGCGGCCAGGCAGCGGGGCCTGCCGCCGAAGTCCTGAACCAGGTCCATTATAACCTACGCTGGGGGGAGCGGAAGCTGAGTTCCATGATGTGCGGCATGGAAGTGAGCACCGCTTCCCTAATCGGTAGCGCTGCGGCGTAAGCTTTCCGTCCGTGAGGCGTCAGGGGTATGCCAATCGGTGGTAGGGATAGCGAGAAATGCTCTTGACATAGTGCCGGACCAGCGCGCATGCCCAGGTGCCGTGGCGCCGTGATGAGTGGTGCTAAGCAGGAATATGCGGGTGTGACGTCGTATAGCGTACACCGAGACCACAGGCATTCAGTGTATACGTTGTCGACACGTAACAAGGGGGTCGCAGCATGGACATAGCATCGGATAGGTGCATCGGTTGCGGTCAGTGTGTCGATTATTGTCCGTCCGGAGCGATTTCGCTGGTGGAGGCAGTGGCTACAATTGATCCTGTTCTGTGTGTGGAATGCGGGACGTGTCGACGGGTGCAATGCTGCCCCGTTGATGCGATATTAGAGTCCTCCCTGGGCGGAACGCCCCGGGCAATAAGAGCCTTCTTTAGCGACCCCGCCGCGACGCACGCCGAGACCGGCATCCCGGGCAGGGGCACGGAAGAAGTCAAGACCAACGACGTTACCGGGAGGGTTAGGCCTGGATGGGTAGGCATCGGCATCGAGGTGGGACGGCCGTGCCTGGGGACCATGCTCGCTGAGGTGGAGAAGATCACGACTGCCCTGGCGCCGCTCGGGATCAGGTACGAGCGCAACAACCCAATGACGTATCTGCTTGAGTCGCAGGAGACT comes from the Bacillota bacterium genome and includes:
- a CDS encoding 4Fe-4S binding protein encodes the protein MDIASDRCIGCGQCVDYCPSGAISLVEAVATIDPVLCVECGTCRRVQCCPVDAILESSLGGTPRAIRAFFSDPAATHAETGIPGRGTEEVKTNDVTGRVRPGWVGIGIEVGRPCLGTMLAEVEKITTALAPLGIRYERNNPMTYLLESQETGRIKEEYRGERVTSLIIEFTVEEGRLAEVLGVLRDVSGRLDTVFALDVIACFDERGELPVWDSLVEMGYRPRPNAKVNLGLGRPAASALVELVASEVSGR
- a CDS encoding S8 family serine peptidase, translated to MRRLALLLVSLACALVLAVPVAARGSLVPAAPIGDAAVPVQAPGAKVPGEEVPLPFLGDRDGNGLADDLDEHLKGVGAGEGVPVVVVLREAPEEGVMARVRETAGGFQVRMQWKHALNGFAAALTRGQIQALARNPVVARIDLDREVHALLDKATYWTGVRQAWADFGVTGDRDGNPASYSKNDVVIAILDTGIDATHVDLDGGKVIGWYDVINGLTSPYDDHGHGTHVASIAAGTGEGNSAYRGVAPGAALVGIKVLDANGSGTTSGVIAGIDWMIANKSTYGIRVGNMSLGSSGSSDGTDSLSLAVNNAVSNGIVMAVAAGNSGPATYTIGSPAAAADAITVGALYDPGEKGWVLAEFSSRGPTADGRTKPDICTPGRYITAAQANSGNGYVTYSGTSMATPFLAGVVALMLDANYGLTDAQVKEILYNGTNVKDFGPSGKDIDFGYGISLCYNAIKQAGGYSGTWSDGLSFGYASGYLSGRRDADWWQFDVTDASRPVGITLVIVDWAVNRDFDVYLYDPAGTLVASSTGTKRQEQILYQPATTGTYRIKVYSFLGSGSYWFNVSWK
- a CDS encoding class I SAM-dependent methyltransferase, with product MGERCRHTEELFDRWAASYGQSPGEEGLFTGYRHSLEQTAALACVTAGMKVLDIGIGTGALAERVAGEGVQVWGIDISSRMLERCRARHPAFHLQRGHFLDIPFADGFFDLVVSSFAFHHLMPGEYEKALAEALRVVIPGGRFVITDIMFASEEERENARRRLAAWWDGEEVYPLVPAVTAAAMRAGATRVESHRLGWLHWAVTGNKPETRRGDGGAPRPPRAVTVS
- a CDS encoding respiratory nitrate reductase subunit gamma; its protein translation is MSIVQWLCYVSLLVLVVGLAARTLRYARAPMHLRWELYPVPHEVGKPYGGSYFEEPDWWTHPRKTSFVGELRVMLSEIFLHAGLWHHNRKMWVVSYPFHLGIYLVAIFLVLLLAGGAVQAAGGQVTADSGGVLTALYYLSLAAGPAGMVMVIVGGLGVLARRLGDPTLRSYSAPADYFNVSLILALALTWFLTWLFVDRSFALARAFVRDLLIFAPVARAHPAVLVEMSLLSVFLIYLPFTHMTHFIGKWFTYHLVRWDDRPNLGSGYEKSIADVLSRPLGWSAPHISNPQEKKTWAEVTGEVE
- a CDS encoding (Fe-S)-binding protein: MPKPITLRDIGNTDGQLVRLDPAEFVPLPHPYDRPDAQPPLRSLTESQRQRLDDSLDGFTALRLPRPQSRQEEEKLVRSFLAGVRRLLSRDDNWTFLGPLMLRLDYCAKCQTCAEACPIFVASGRKEIYRPTFRSELLRRIIKKYVMPGGRIWGAFQGADIDLNWHTVARLGELAYRCTLCRRCAQVCPIGIGNALLTREIRKVFSQEMGLAPVELHKLGTVQQLKTGSSTGMTPAALLDSIELMEEEVEEKTGMKFDWPVDREGADLLLIHNAGEFLSWPENPEAFAIILEKAGISYTLSSELMGYDAVNYGVWYDDVQFARIARKHAEVARKLRVKKIVIGECGHAHKALTVVADRLLAGEMNIPRESCLTLLDHIVSSGRLKLDPRRNDFPVTLHDPCNIVRLMGIVEPQRRILRKIAPRFREMSPNGVQNYCCGGGSGFAIMDGVNFPDWRSGVAGRMKFKQILEAFAGELDPSIPKYVCAPCSNCKGQLRGLLDYFDATRKCGIYYGGLAELIVNAMTDFEKPFISFDADQL
- a CDS encoding TusE/DsrC/DsvC family sulfur relay protein → MRLIDRPLATLRLDEHGFLVNPEEWDEAVARELARIEGIPELSEEHWRVLYYVRQHVAMFGSPPWVKDICRVTGMSLVTLSELFPQRPVQTACKVAGVRWFPELGYLGCGADPA